A region of Streptomyces cinnamoneus DNA encodes the following proteins:
- a CDS encoding SanA/YdcF family protein, which yields MGTARKLWLPPRPRSWLRLPASRAGRRRALWAAMAVCSLALTPATWVYVSATPRVRDAGHVPSAPVAMVFGAGLWEGRPSPYLAHRLDTAAGLYRAGKVRVVLVTGDNSRDDYDEPDAMRAYLRDRGVPDARIVSDFAGFDTWDSCARARRVFGVKQAVLISQGFHIRRALALCGAAGIDAYGVGASSDPHDITWYAGGAREVLASGKAALDALVRPSPAFLGPHEPGVERALADEGP from the coding sequence GGCGCGAAAGCTGTGGCTGCCGCCGAGGCCGCGGTCGTGGCTGCGGCTGCCCGCGAGCAGAGCCGGCAGACGGCGTGCGCTGTGGGCCGCCATGGCGGTCTGCTCGCTGGCCCTGACGCCCGCCACCTGGGTGTACGTCTCGGCGACGCCCCGGGTGCGGGACGCCGGGCACGTGCCGTCCGCGCCGGTGGCCATGGTCTTCGGCGCGGGCCTGTGGGAGGGCAGGCCGTCCCCCTATCTGGCCCACCGCCTGGACACGGCGGCCGGGCTGTACCGGGCGGGCAAGGTCCGGGTGGTGCTGGTGACCGGCGACAACAGCCGCGACGACTACGACGAGCCGGACGCGATGCGGGCGTACCTGCGGGACCGCGGGGTGCCCGACGCGCGCATCGTGAGCGACTTCGCGGGCTTCGACACCTGGGACTCCTGCGCCCGGGCCCGGCGCGTCTTCGGCGTGAAGCAGGCGGTGCTGATCAGTCAGGGCTTCCACATACGGCGGGCGCTGGCGCTGTGCGGGGCGGCGGGCATCGACGCGTACGGCGTCGGGGCGTCCTCCGACCCCCACGACATCACGTGGTACGCGGGCGGTGCCCGCGAGGTCCTGGCGTCGGGCAAGGCCGCGCTGGACGCGCTCGTACGGCCCAGCCCGGCCTTCCTGGGGCCGCACGAGCCGGGCGTCGAGCGGGCGCTGGCGGACGAGGGGCCGTAG
- a CDS encoding trypsin-like serine peptidase, whose product MVGVHVRFSRWRRARWVRAVLAGLYVVALAAAVPKGAGGHGREGSWSSEEARRFWGPSRMSEATEAPADDANADPQIEAQRITGSARHFAGVPSVGVLFYVGDDMRNHFCTASVVHSPKGNMIITAGHCSHGDEAAFVPDYRQGSGKQPFGVWAVDREFVDPRRDSTGEDSDLDFAFATVKPDGRGRQIERVTGANRLVRTPGYTNRTTVIGYPSSDADAADQAIRCTAMTTRLEGYKQLQMRCDGFYSGTSGSPWLIRFDERTKTGDLIGVLGGLNGGGPDGDESDKVSYSPINDDEIFKLYLDAINNREPKRA is encoded by the coding sequence GTGGTGGGGGTGCATGTGCGTTTCTCCCGGTGGCGCCGGGCCCGGTGGGTCCGGGCCGTGCTCGCGGGGCTCTACGTGGTCGCGCTGGCGGCCGCCGTCCCGAAGGGGGCCGGCGGGCACGGGCGGGAGGGAAGCTGGTCCAGCGAGGAGGCCCGCCGCTTCTGGGGGCCGTCGAGGATGTCGGAGGCCACCGAGGCCCCGGCCGACGACGCCAACGCCGACCCGCAGATCGAGGCCCAGCGCATCACCGGCAGCGCCCGGCACTTCGCGGGGGTGCCCTCGGTCGGCGTGCTGTTCTACGTCGGTGACGACATGCGGAACCACTTCTGCACCGCCAGCGTCGTGCACAGCCCCAAGGGCAACATGATCATCACCGCCGGGCACTGCTCGCACGGCGACGAGGCGGCCTTCGTGCCGGACTACCGGCAGGGTTCCGGCAAGCAGCCCTTCGGCGTCTGGGCCGTCGACCGGGAGTTCGTCGATCCCCGGCGCGACAGCACCGGCGAGGACTCCGACCTCGACTTCGCCTTCGCCACCGTCAAGCCCGACGGCCGCGGCCGCCAGATCGAGCGCGTGACCGGAGCCAACAGACTGGTCCGCACGCCCGGCTACACCAACCGCACCACGGTCATCGGCTACCCCAGTTCGGACGCCGACGCCGCCGACCAGGCCATCCGCTGCACGGCCATGACCACGCGGCTGGAGGGGTACAAACAGCTGCAGATGCGCTGCGACGGCTTCTACTCCGGCACCTCCGGCAGCCCCTGGCTCATCCGCTTCGACGAGCGCACGAAGACCGGCGACCTGATCGGCGTGCTCGGCGGGCTCAACGGGGGCGGCCCCGACGGCGACGAGAGCGACAAGGTCTCCTACAGCCCCATAAACGACGACGAGATCTTCAAGCTCTACCTCGACGCCATCAACAACCGCGAGCCCAAACGCGCCTGA
- a CDS encoding sulfite exporter TauE/SafE family protein produces MATDISLTTLIVLCLAAAAAGWIDAVVGGGGLLQLPALLVGLPHTAPAHILGTNKAVAICGTTAAAVAYSRKAPLDLRTAVRIGLAALGGSLAGAFFASGIDSAVLRPLIMAVLMVVLAFVLLRPAFGTTVADAAPPSRRRVLTAILVAGLGIGFYDGLIGPGTGTFLVLALAGILHMELVTASGTAKIVNVCTNVGALVTFTWQGAVLWQVAAPMAVFNLMGGALGARMALRRGSGFVRAVLVVVVVSLVCKLGYDQWGG; encoded by the coding sequence GTGGCCACCGACATATCACTGACGACGCTGATCGTGCTCTGCCTCGCCGCCGCTGCCGCCGGCTGGATCGACGCCGTGGTCGGCGGCGGCGGACTGCTCCAGCTGCCGGCCCTGCTGGTGGGCCTGCCCCACACGGCACCCGCGCACATCCTCGGCACCAACAAGGCCGTGGCCATCTGCGGGACGACCGCCGCCGCCGTCGCCTACTCCCGCAAGGCCCCCCTCGACCTGCGCACCGCCGTGCGCATCGGTCTCGCCGCCCTCGGCGGCTCGCTGGCCGGGGCGTTCTTCGCCTCCGGCATCGACAGCGCCGTCCTGCGCCCCCTGATCATGGCGGTGCTGATGGTGGTGCTCGCCTTCGTGCTGCTGCGGCCGGCGTTCGGCACCACGGTCGCCGACGCCGCCCCGCCGAGCCGTCGCCGCGTCCTGACCGCCATCCTCGTCGCCGGTCTCGGCATCGGCTTCTACGACGGGCTCATCGGCCCCGGCACCGGCACCTTCCTCGTCCTCGCGCTCGCCGGGATCCTCCACATGGAGCTCGTCACGGCGTCCGGCACGGCGAAGATCGTCAACGTCTGCACGAACGTCGGCGCGCTCGTGACCTTCACCTGGCAGGGCGCCGTGCTGTGGCAGGTGGCCGCGCCCATGGCCGTCTTCAACCTGATGGGCGGCGCGCTCGGCGCGCGCATGGCGCTCCGGCGCGGCAGCGGCTTCGTCCGGGCAGTGCTGGTCGTGGTGGTGGTGTCGCTGGTGTGCAAGCTCGGCTACGACCAGTGGGGCGGCTGA
- a CDS encoding oxidoreductase — MNGWTVSDIPGQSGRIAVVTGANSGIGYVTARELARQGARVVLGCRDVTRGKAAEELMREQVPGADVRLAVLDLADLASVRAFAAELPEERLDLLVNNAGVMALPQRRTVDGFEMQFATNHLGHFALTGLLLPRLRAAGPGARVVTVSSGLHFLGTVDPRDLQMDHRYRRWIAYGRSKSANLLFTHELSRRLTAEGSAVVAAAAHPGYAATNLQTAGLRMEERAVAERAVELLNRTVAQSAEDGALPSLYAATAPGVRQDDFIGPRVLLWRGSPTRSVRARWTLDDRASAGLWAASERLTGVTYAWNGD, encoded by the coding sequence ATGAACGGCTGGACCGTGAGCGACATCCCAGGTCAGAGCGGCCGCATCGCCGTCGTGACGGGGGCCAACAGCGGCATCGGGTACGTGACCGCCCGGGAGCTCGCCCGGCAGGGGGCCCGGGTGGTGCTGGGGTGCCGGGACGTCACGCGCGGTAAGGCCGCCGAGGAGCTGATGCGCGAGCAGGTGCCCGGCGCGGACGTGCGGCTCGCCGTGCTCGACCTGGCCGACCTGGCGTCCGTACGGGCGTTCGCCGCGGAGCTGCCCGAGGAGCGGCTCGATCTGCTGGTCAACAACGCCGGGGTGATGGCGCTGCCGCAGCGCCGGACCGTCGACGGGTTCGAGATGCAGTTCGCCACGAACCACCTCGGCCACTTCGCGCTCACCGGTCTGTTGCTGCCCCGGCTGCGCGCGGCCGGGCCCGGGGCCCGGGTGGTGACGGTGTCGAGCGGGCTGCACTTCCTGGGCACCGTCGACCCGCGGGACCTCCAGATGGACCACCGCTACCGCCGGTGGATCGCCTACGGCCGGTCCAAGAGCGCCAACCTCCTCTTCACGCACGAGCTGTCGCGCCGGCTCACCGCCGAGGGCTCGGCGGTCGTGGCGGCGGCCGCGCACCCCGGGTACGCGGCGACGAACCTCCAGACCGCCGGCCTGCGGATGGAGGAGCGGGCCGTGGCCGAGCGGGCCGTGGAGCTGCTCAACCGCACGGTCGCGCAGAGCGCCGAGGACGGGGCGCTGCCCTCGCTGTACGCGGCCACCGCGCCGGGCGTGCGGCAGGACGACTTCATCGGGCCCCGCGTCCTGTTGTGGCGCGGCTCCCCCACCCGTTCCGTGCGGGCGCGGTGGACGCTCGACGACCGGGCGAGCGCGGGGCTGTGGGCCGCCTCCGAACGGCTCACCGGGGTCACGTACGCCTGGAACGGGGACTAG